ATATTTTGCATTTGCAAAAAGAGATAGAATTAGAAATCAAGAGTATGAAATAAGTAGGTTTTTAATTGAGGCAGGATATAATATCAATTGACAATGGAAAATGGACAATGGAATTAGAAATTAAGGGTTTAGATGGATTATAAAAGCAATAACATAAAAAATATACTTCATGGATTTTTTTTAGCACTTGCTATGACAATAGCAGAACCAAGCACAATTTTACCTTTAATTGTGCATCATTTTAGTGATAGTGCAGTTGTTGTTGGGATTTTTGCTTCTTTGCTTAGAGGTGGTGCAATTGTTGTTCAACTTTTTGCAGCGTTTTATGCGCAAACATTTCAAAAAGTTATGCCATATCTTAAAAAAGTCTTTGCTGCAAGAGTTATAAGCTGGTTTTTAATAGGACTTAGTATATTACTTGTTGGAGATAAGAATCCTACTTTAACTTTAATTTTATTTGGTATTTTTCTTTTTATATTTTCATTTTCAGCAGGATTTGGCGCAATTTATTTTATGGAAATAATTGCAAAAGTTTTTGATAAAAAAAGCCGTGGCAAGACAATGGCAAATAGGCAGTTTTTCTCAGCTCTTGCTGCAATTATTAGTGGAGGTATTGCTGGATGGGTTTTAAGTGAGTTTGAAGCACCACAAAGTTATGCTTATCTTTTTATGATAAGTGCGATTTTAATGAGTATTGGAATGATAGCTTTTTCAACAATAAAAGAACCAATAAAAGAGAATGTAAGTATTAAAGAAAAAAGTTTTAGAGAATTTTTAAAAAATGCCTTTTTGCTTTTAAAAGAAGATAAAAAACTTCAAGTCCAAATTCTTGCAATGCTTTTTAGTTATTCATTTTTATTTGCCTTGCCTTTTGTAATTTTAGAAGCTAAAAAAACTATAACCCTTACAGGATGGTTAATAGGAGGATTTGTAACAATTACAATGATTGGAGCTTTAATTGGTAATTTATTTTGGAAAAAATTAGCACCAAAATATAAAGAGATATTTTTAATTTCTTATATTTTAATGATTTTAGCTTTTTTATTGGTGTTGTTATTTACAAATGAAATTAGTTACTTTTTATTTTTCTTTTTAGTTGGGTTTTCTATGGATGGATTTAAAATTGCAGGAATGAATATTTTATTTGAAATAGCCCCAGAGGATAAAAGACCTGTTTATGTTGCATTACAAAATAACTTAACTTCAATTGGTCTATTTTTCTCAATTCCTGGTGGTTTTATTTTAGAAAAATTTGGATTTAAAGTTTTGGATATTTTTACTATTATTATGTTAATGGTAGGTTTATTTTTTGCATTAAAATTAAAGGTAGAAAATGAATGAGATTGTTAATTTTTTAGTAGAAAGTGTTGGTGCATTAGGATATATAGGAATTTTTTTACTAATGTTTTTAGAAAGTAGTTTTTTCCCTTTTCCAAGTGAAGTTGTGATGGTTCCAGCTGGATATTTAGCAAGTAAGGGTGAGATGAATTTATTTTTAGCAATTTTGAGTGGAGTTTTAGGAAGTGTAGCAGGGGCTTGGTTTAATTATTTTTTAGCAAGTAGATATGGAAGAAGTTTAGTTTTAAAAATTCTAAAACCTCATCATTTAGAAAAAATCGAAAAGTTTTTTGAAAATCATGGAGAAATTTCAACATTTAATGGAAGATTGCTTCCAGGCATTAGACAATACATCTCTTTTCCAGCAGGTCTTGCTAAAATGAATCCATTTAAATTTACTATCTTTACTGCCTTAGGTGCAGGAATTTGGGTTAGTATTTTAGCAATGTTGGGTTATTTTATAGGAGAAAACAGCGAGCTTATTCATAAATATATAAAAGAGATAACAGTTGTTACTATTATAATTTTGATAATAGTTACAATTATTTATATAAAAATAAAAAAATCAAAAAAGTGATTTTAGTTTTTTAGCAGCTATTGTAGCTTTGTCTTTTAAGAAAATATCTGTAATTGAATTTGTATAATTTGAAGGTTCTATATTAATTTCTATAATAGCAGCACCATTTTGTTTAGCTAAAAATGGAAGTTCACTTGCTGGCATAATCTCGCCTGTTGTTCCAATTACAAGCATAATATCTGCATTTTGAGAATAGTATATTGATTTTTCAAATGCTTCTTTTGGGATTGGCTCTTTAAAAAACACAAAGTCTGGTTTTAAAACTCCATTACATTTTGGACATAATGGAGGTATATTTTCAAGAGGCACTTCGAATGAATTAAATTTACTTTTACAATTTAAACATTCAAGTTTGTTTGCAGTCCCATGAAATTCTATTACATTTTTACTTCCTGCTTTTTGATGTAAATTATCAATATTTTGAGTAATAACTGCTTTTAAAATACCTTTTTTTTCAAGGTCTGCTAAAAAATAGTGAGCTTCATTTGGTTTTATATCTTGCATATAGTCATAAAAAATCTCTTTAATATATTTCCAAGATTCGTTTGGATTTTGAATAAAAAAATCTATATCTAAAATTTTAGGGTCATATTTACTCCAAAGTCCAGTTGGACCTCTAAAAGTAGGTATTCCACTCTCAACTGAAATTCCAGCCCCTGTAAAAGCTACTAAATTTTTAGCATTTTTTATAATTTCGGCAGCTTTTTTATATTCATTCATAAAACCCCTTTTTATTAATTATATCAAATTAAGTTGTTTATTTTTTATGCAATTTTTTGTTCTAATTATTTTAATTTTAAGATAATATTGCGATAAAAAAGGTCTTAAATGATAGAAAAACTTCAAGAAGTATATAATAGACACTCAAAAAAAATTAATAAAATTGAAAAAATAAAACAAGAATCAACTCCATTTGAAGCATTAGAGAGATTAAAAGAAAATAAACTCTTAGATATTGATAGAGGTTTTTTCTTGAAATGTTTTGGATGTTTTTACAAAGATAATACAGATGATTATATGATAAGAGTTAGAATTAAAGATGGCACAATTACACCAAATCAAGCTAAGAAAATAGGCGAAATTGCAAAAGAATTTGGAGATGATTATATTGATTTAACAACAAGAAGTCAAATTGAATTTAGATTTATTAAAGAAGAGAATTTATATCAAGTTTTACAAGAGTTAGAGAGTGTAGGAATTGTAACTTATCAAACAGGAGTTGATAATTTTAGAGGAATATTAACAGACCCATTTAGCGGAATTAGTGTTAGTAATATTTTAGATGATAGAGTTTTAAGAGAAAAGCTTGAAGAAGAGTTTTTAGCAAAAAAAGATGAAGTTTGTGCACTTCCAAGAAAATTTAATATAGGAATTTGTGGAAATTATAAAAATACTTCAAATGTATTTACTCAGGATTTAGGTTTTGCATTAGCAAAAAAAGATGGAGAGTATGGATATAGAGTATTTATGGGTGGTAGAGTTGGAATGATTGGTAAAGATTCTAATATATTTGTAAATACTGATGAAGCAGTTTTATTATTTAGAGGGGTTAAAGAATTATTTAAAAAGTATGGATTTAGAGATAATAGAAATAAAAATAGATTTATCTTCTTATTAAGAGAAGTAGGTCTTGAAAATTTTATAAAAGCATTAGAAGAGTATTTAGATTATGAATTTAAAAAGGGAGGAGAGCTTTTAACTGATATTAAAATTAATACCCATCTAAAAGAAGAGCTAAAAAATGGAAAAACTGCTTATAAATTTATTGTCCCAGCTGGTATTTTTAGTGGTAGTGATATGATTAAAGCAGGAGAATTAGCTCAAAATTATGAGGGTGTTATAAAGCTTAGTTTTGATCAAAATTTCTTTATAACTAATGCTGATGATAGTATAGAAAAAAGCGAACTTTATAAAAAATACTCTCCAAACCCTGCAAGAAACTATATAGTTGCTTGTGCTGGGATAAAAACTTGTAAATTTGGAGTTATTGAAAATAAAGAAGATGCTATTAATTTAAGTAAAGACCTTGAAAATGAGATAAAAGAAGATGGAGTTATTAAGTTTCATTGGTCTGCTTGTGTTAAGGGGTGTGGAATTCATGGAGTTGGAGATTTTGGATTTGAGGGTGCTAAAATTAAAACTAATGAAGGGATGAAGATTGGAGTTCATATTTTTGTTGGGGGTAGAAGCAATCGTGAGGGCAAAAAAGTTTTATCTGTACCACTTGATGAAGTTAAAAGTTATGTTTTACCAATAATACAAATGTATAATAAAAGTGAAGGCTTAACATATGAAGAGTGGTTTATAAAATCAAATATAACTGAATGGGCAGCTGCTTTTATTATGAAGTTTAATGCAAAGTATTTTGAGTTTTTACCAAGTTTGCCTCTTAAATCAAATAAAATAGAAATGTTTGAAATTAAAGAGCTTGGAAATTCTTTGTTTTATAAAATTGCAGGAGTTCATGCGTTTGATGATTTATTTAATCCATCACAAGTAAAATCACTAAAAGAGTTTGGATATAAAGATGAAATTCATAAAGTTATTGATAATATGGTGGCTGGTAAATATCAAGTTTGGAGTGAGGTTTTAGCTGAAATATGATATAATGCTCTTAAAAGTGCTATTTAAGGAGCTATTATGATTGTTAGTGCGAATGAGATTAAAAGACATGGAGTTAGTCTATTTGATAAGTTGTTTGAAAAAGCAAATGAAATTATTATAAGTGTAAGAGGTAAAAAAAAGTATGTCGTAATTGATTATGAAGAGTATAAAAAATTTAGAGAGTATGAATTAGAAAAGGCTTACAGGGAAGTTATGGAAGATATTGAAAAGGGAGATTATAAAATAGTTAGTGCAAAAGAGCATATTGAAGAGATTAAAAAATGTATAAATTAGTTCAAACTGATAAATATAAGAAAAAAGTTGTAAAATTTTTAAAAAAACATAGAAATTTAATTTCTAAATATGAAAAAACTATTTTTTTATTAGAACAAAATCCTTTCCATCCTTCTTTAAGACTTCATAAATTAAAAGGTGATTTAAAAGAGTTTTATTCAGTCTCAATTGATATGGAATATAGGATAATAATTGATTTTATAATTATTGATGATAGGATTATTTTAATTGATATTGGCTCACATGATGAGGTTTATTGAAAATGAAAAAACTTAAAGAGTTAGAAAACTTAGATAAACCAAGGGAAAAATTAATAAAAAAAGGTCTAAAAGCTTTAAAAGATTATGAGCTTATGGCCATACTTCTTGGAAGTGGAGTTAAAAACAAAGATGTATTAAAACTCTCAAAAGAGATAATAAATTTATTTCAAAAAGATTTTAATTTGCTTAATTTAGAAAAACTTTTATCAATTCATGGACTAGGAATTGCAAAAGCATCTCAAATATTAAGTGCAATTGAACTTTCAAAAAGATATCTCATAAAACAGAACAAAAAAATAACATCCCCAAAAGATATTTATTACGAGCTCAAAGAATACCAAAATAAAAAACAGGAATATTTTATTGCACTCTATCTTGATGGTGCTAATTATTTATGTTTTAAAGAGGTTATAACAATAGGAATATTAAATCAAAGTTTAGTTCATCCAAGAGAAGTCTTCGCTCCAGCAATTGAGAATAGATGTGCTTCAATTATAATAGCACATAATCATCCAAGTGGAGAATTAATTCCAAGTGAAGCTGATATTAAAGTAACTAAAAGATTAAAAGAAAGTGGTAAAATTTTAGGTATTGAATTGCTAGACCATATCATAATTAGCAAAGATGGTTTTTATAGTTTTAGTGAGAATATGTTAATTTAAAGGATAAAAATGAAAACAATAGAACAAAGAGAGGAACTTCATAAAAGAATATGGCAAATAGCAAATGATGTCCGAGGTGCAGTTGATGGATGGGATTTTAAGCAGTATGTTTTAGGGGCACTTTTTTATAGATTTATAAGTGAAAATTTTGCCGAGTTTATGGAAGGCGGGGAAGATTTTAGATATGCTGAGGTTAGTGATGATGCAATAACAGATGAAATAAAAGAAGAAGCAATTAAAACAAAAGGCTTTTTTATATATCCAAGTGAATTGTTTGAAAATGTTGTGAAAGATTGTGACAATAACGAAAACTTAAATACAGACCTTGCAAGAATATTTAGCAATATAGAAAATTCAGCAGTAGGTTATCCGAGTGAAGAAAAGATAAAAGGACTTTTCGCTGATTTTGATACCACAAGCAATAAACTTGGAGCTACCGTAAAAGAGAAAAACAAAAGACTTTGTGCAGTATTAAAAGGAATAGCAGAGATTAATTTTGGCGATAAAAAACACGAAATTGACCTTTTTGGCGATGCTTATGAGTTTTTAATATCAAACTATGCAGCAAATGCAGGTAAAAGCGGAGGAGAGTTTTTTACACCTCAATATGTGTCAAAATTAATAGCAAAACTTGCAGCATTTAATCTAAAAAGTGTTAATAAAGTATATGACCCAGCGTGTGGTAGTGGTTCGCTTTTACTTAGAGCAAGAAAAGAGATAGAAGATATTGAAGAGGGATTTTTTGGTCAAGAGATAAATCATACAACATATAATTTAGCCAGAATGAATATGTTTTTGCATAATATTAATTATGATAAATTTAACATAGCCCTCGGAGATACTTTAACAAATCCAGCATTTAAAGATGAAAGACCTTTTGATGTAATAGTTTCAAATCCTCCATACTCAATTAAATGGATAGGAAAAGATGACCCAACATTAATAAATGATGAAAGATTTGCACCAGCAGGAGTGCTTGCACCAAAAAGCAAAGCCGATTTTGCTTTTATAATGCACTCATTAAATTACCTCTCACCAAAGGGAAGAGCGGCAATTGTTACATTTCCGGGTATTTTTTATAGAGGCGGGGCTGAGAAGAAAATAAGAGAGTATTTAGTAGAAAATAACTATATAGAAACTATAATAGCCCTTGCACCAAATCTATTTTTTGGCACAAGCATTGCGGTTAATATTTTAGTCCTTTCAAAACACAAAACTAATACAAATATTCAATTTATAGATGCAAGCAAACTATACAAACAACAAACAAATACAAATATTTTAACTGATGAGCATATAGATAAAATCTTAAAAGTTTTTGAGAGTAAAGAAGAGATTAAATATTTTTCTAAAAATGCATCAATAGAAGAGATAAAAGAAAATGATTATAACCTATCAGTTAATAGCTATGTAGAAATAGAAGATACAAGAGAAAAAATCGATATTAAAAAATTAAATCAAGAAATAAAAGAGACTGTTAAAAAAATAGACTTTTTAAGAAGTGAGATTGATAAAATTATTGAAAAGATGAGAGCGGAGAATAAAAAGTGGATATATTAGAAGAAATTAAAAAAGGAGAAAACAAACGCCTTGAATTAAAAGAAAAATTACCATCAAATGAAAAATTAGCAAAAACAATAATAGCTTTTAGCAATACAAGGGGTGGAAAACTAGTAATAGGAGTAAATGACAATAGAGAAATAGTAGGAGTTGATGAAGATAAAATATTTGAGTATGAAGAAAAAATAAGCTCAATTATTAATGATTTGTGTTATCCAACAATTTTACCAGAGATTTATGCTCAAAATATTAATGGAAAAGTTGTTTTAGTGGTAGAAGTTTTTCGCGGTTCACTTCTTCCATATTATCTAAAAAACAAAGGTAAATTAGAAGGAACATATATAAGAGTTGGCTCAACAAATAGACTCGCAGATGAAGTAATGATAGCAGAACTTCAAAGACAAAGATTTAATAAAAGTTTTGATGAAGAAGAAAATTTTGATTTTGAACTCGAAAATGTTAATTTAGATATTATTTATAATGAATTCGCTAAAATAGGAAAAGTTTGTGATTATGAAAAACTAAAAAATTTAAAACTTATAAAAAGAATAAATGGCAAAGATTTATTGACCAATGCCCTTCTAATTACCCTTGGAAAGTTTGATAACATTTCAATTAAGTGTGCAAGATTTAAAGGAATAACAAAAGAGATTTTTATTGATAAAAAAGAGTTTAATGATGATTTATTTAGTAATTTGCAAAATTCTATTAAATTTTTACAAAATCACTTGGATCTAAATGCAGAGGTTAAAGGTTTACAGCTTAAAGAAGAGCTTGAAATACCTCTTTTAGCACTTAGAGAAGCTTTAATTAATGCAATTATTCATAGAGACTATTTAAGAAATAGCGATATAAAAGTAGCTATCTATGATGATATAGTAGAAATTGTCTCACCCGGTGGATTTCCAAACGGGCTTACAATTGATGAAGTAATGAGTGGAAGAAGTGAAATTAGAAACAAAGTTTTAGCAAATCTCTTTAGAGAATTAAAATATGTAGAAACTTGGGGAAGTGGAATAGCTAAGATAAAAAATTTATGCGAAGAGAAAAATATAAAGTTTGAAATAAATGAGAGTGGTAATTTTGTGAGAATTGTATTTCATAGACCAAAAATCAGCGAAAAAGTATCGAATAGTATCGAAAAAGTATCGAATAGTATCGAATTAAATGATAAAGAAAAAAAAATAATAAAATTTTTACAAAAAAA
This Caminibacter mediatlanticus TB-2 DNA region includes the following protein-coding sequences:
- a CDS encoding MFS transporter; translated protein: MDYKSNNIKNILHGFFLALAMTIAEPSTILPLIVHHFSDSAVVVGIFASLLRGGAIVVQLFAAFYAQTFQKVMPYLKKVFAARVISWFLIGLSILLVGDKNPTLTLILFGIFLFIFSFSAGFGAIYFMEIIAKVFDKKSRGKTMANRQFFSALAAIISGGIAGWVLSEFEAPQSYAYLFMISAILMSIGMIAFSTIKEPIKENVSIKEKSFREFLKNAFLLLKEDKKLQVQILAMLFSYSFLFALPFVILEAKKTITLTGWLIGGFVTITMIGALIGNLFWKKLAPKYKEIFLISYILMILAFLLVLLFTNEISYFLFFFLVGFSMDGFKIAGMNILFEIAPEDKRPVYVALQNNLTSIGLFFSIPGGFILEKFGFKVLDIFTIIMLMVGLFFALKLKVENE
- a CDS encoding DedA family protein — protein: MNEIVNFLVESVGALGYIGIFLLMFLESSFFPFPSEVVMVPAGYLASKGEMNLFLAILSGVLGSVAGAWFNYFLASRYGRSLVLKILKPHHLEKIEKFFENHGEISTFNGRLLPGIRQYISFPAGLAKMNPFKFTIFTALGAGIWVSILAMLGYFIGENSELIHKYIKEITVVTIIILIIVTIIYIKIKKSKK
- a CDS encoding SIR2 family NAD-dependent protein deacylase, with protein sequence MNEYKKAAEIIKNAKNLVAFTGAGISVESGIPTFRGPTGLWSKYDPKILDIDFFIQNPNESWKYIKEIFYDYMQDIKPNEAHYFLADLEKKGILKAVITQNIDNLHQKAGSKNVIEFHGTANKLECLNCKSKFNSFEVPLENIPPLCPKCNGVLKPDFVFFKEPIPKEAFEKSIYYSQNADIMLVIGTTGEIMPASELPFLAKQNGAAIIEINIEPSNYTNSITDIFLKDKATIAAKKLKSLF
- a CDS encoding nitrite/sulfite reductase, whose protein sequence is MIEKLQEVYNRHSKKINKIEKIKQESTPFEALERLKENKLLDIDRGFFLKCFGCFYKDNTDDYMIRVRIKDGTITPNQAKKIGEIAKEFGDDYIDLTTRSQIEFRFIKEENLYQVLQELESVGIVTYQTGVDNFRGILTDPFSGISVSNILDDRVLREKLEEEFLAKKDEVCALPRKFNIGICGNYKNTSNVFTQDLGFALAKKDGEYGYRVFMGGRVGMIGKDSNIFVNTDEAVLLFRGVKELFKKYGFRDNRNKNRFIFLLREVGLENFIKALEEYLDYEFKKGGELLTDIKINTHLKEELKNGKTAYKFIVPAGIFSGSDMIKAGELAQNYEGVIKLSFDQNFFITNADDSIEKSELYKKYSPNPARNYIVACAGIKTCKFGVIENKEDAINLSKDLENEIKEDGVIKFHWSACVKGCGIHGVGDFGFEGAKIKTNEGMKIGVHIFVGGRSNREGKKVLSVPLDEVKSYVLPIIQMYNKSEGLTYEEWFIKSNITEWAAAFIMKFNAKYFEFLPSLPLKSNKIEMFEIKELGNSLFYKIAGVHAFDDLFNPSQVKSLKEFGYKDEIHKVIDNMVAGKYQVWSEVLAEI
- a CDS encoding type II toxin-antitoxin system prevent-host-death family antitoxin, which codes for MIVSANEIKRHGVSLFDKLFEKANEIIISVRGKKKYVVIDYEEYKKFREYELEKAYREVMEDIEKGDYKIVSAKEHIEEIKKCIN
- a CDS encoding type II toxin-antitoxin system mRNA interferase toxin, RelE/StbE family, which codes for MYKLVQTDKYKKKVVKFLKKHRNLISKYEKTIFLLEQNPFHPSLRLHKLKGDLKEFYSVSIDMEYRIIIDFIIIDDRIILIDIGSHDEVY
- the radC gene encoding RadC family protein produces the protein MKKLKELENLDKPREKLIKKGLKALKDYELMAILLGSGVKNKDVLKLSKEIINLFQKDFNLLNLEKLLSIHGLGIAKASQILSAIELSKRYLIKQNKKITSPKDIYYELKEYQNKKQEYFIALYLDGANYLCFKEVITIGILNQSLVHPREVFAPAIENRCASIIIAHNHPSGELIPSEADIKVTKRLKESGKILGIELLDHIIISKDGFYSFSENMLI
- a CDS encoding type I restriction-modification system subunit M — protein: MKTIEQREELHKRIWQIANDVRGAVDGWDFKQYVLGALFYRFISENFAEFMEGGEDFRYAEVSDDAITDEIKEEAIKTKGFFIYPSELFENVVKDCDNNENLNTDLARIFSNIENSAVGYPSEEKIKGLFADFDTTSNKLGATVKEKNKRLCAVLKGIAEINFGDKKHEIDLFGDAYEFLISNYAANAGKSGGEFFTPQYVSKLIAKLAAFNLKSVNKVYDPACGSGSLLLRARKEIEDIEEGFFGQEINHTTYNLARMNMFLHNINYDKFNIALGDTLTNPAFKDERPFDVIVSNPPYSIKWIGKDDPTLINDERFAPAGVLAPKSKADFAFIMHSLNYLSPKGRAAIVTFPGIFYRGGAEKKIREYLVENNYIETIIALAPNLFFGTSIAVNILVLSKHKTNTNIQFIDASKLYKQQTNTNILTDEHIDKILKVFESKEEIKYFSKNASIEEIKENDYNLSVNSYVEIEDTREKIDIKKLNQEIKETVKKIDFLRSEIDKIIEKMRAENKKWIY
- a CDS encoding RNA-binding domain-containing protein encodes the protein MDILEEIKKGENKRLELKEKLPSNEKLAKTIIAFSNTRGGKLVIGVNDNREIVGVDEDKIFEYEEKISSIINDLCYPTILPEIYAQNINGKVVLVVEVFRGSLLPYYLKNKGKLEGTYIRVGSTNRLADEVMIAELQRQRFNKSFDEEENFDFELENVNLDIIYNEFAKIGKVCDYEKLKNLKLIKRINGKDLLTNALLITLGKFDNISIKCARFKGITKEIFIDKKEFNDDLFSNLQNSIKFLQNHLDLNAEVKGLQLKEELEIPLLALREALINAIIHRDYLRNSDIKVAIYDDIVEIVSPGGFPNGLTIDEVMSGRSEIRNKVLANLFRELKYVETWGSGIAKIKNLCEEKNIKFEINESGNFVRIVFHRPKISEKVSNSIEKVSNSIELNDKEKKIIKFLQKNGKIVSENVEELLNVKEAMARRILSNMAKKGILEKIGKTKGSYYILSEKLKVKKN